The following coding sequences are from one Mustela lutreola isolate mMusLut2 chromosome 5, mMusLut2.pri, whole genome shotgun sequence window:
- the HSPB3 gene encoding heat shock protein beta-3 codes for MAKIILRHLIETPVRYQEEFEARGLEDCRLDHALYALPGPTTVDLRKAREAQLPPVDSEAKMPAQEGKSRFQILLDVVQFLPEDIIIQTFEGWLLIKAQHGTRMDEHGFISRSFTRQYKLPDGIETKDLSAVLCHDGILVVEVKEPAGTQ; via the coding sequence ATGGCAAAAATCATCCTGAGGCACCTCATTGAGACGCCAGTGCGCTACCAGGAGGAGTTTGAAGCTCGAGGCTTGGAAGACTGCAGGCTGGACCACGCTTTGTATGCACTGCCGGGGCCAACTACTGTGGACCTGAGAAAAGCCAGGGAGGCCCAGCTTCCTCCGGTGGACTCAGAGGCCAAGATGCCGGCCCAAGAAGGCAAATCCCGCTTCCAGATCCTGCTGGACGTGGTCCAGTTCCTCCCCGAAGATATCATCATTCAGACCTTCGAAGGCTGGCTGCTGATCAAGGCTCAGCATGGAACCAGAATGGATGAGCATGGTTTTATCTCAAGAAGTTTCACCCGACAGTATAAACTGCCAGATGGCATCGAAACCAAAGATTTGTCGGCCGTCCTCTGTCACGATGGAATTCTGGTGGTGGAAGTAAAGGAGCCAGCTGGAACTCAGTGA